The sequence ATCGCGATGTCGTCGGGCGCCGTTTGGCCCACCATGCGCGAGAGGATCGTGCGGGCCGCGTCGGGTGAGCGCTCCTGGGCCTCGCGCGCGACCGCGTCGAGCAGCGCCGCCTGCCCGTAGGCCGGATCGCGCGTCGACTCGATCAACCCGTCGGTGTGCAGCACGAGCAGCGACCCCGGCGGCAGCTCGACCGCCCAGGAAGGCGCGGCCGGCGCGTCCAGGAAGCCCAGCGGGAGGCCGCCGGACGGCAGGAGGCGGACGCCGAGCGCATTCGCCACGATCGGCGCGGGGTGTCCCGCCGTCGCGTACGCGAACCCGCCGGTCACGGGATCGAAGATCCCGAAGATCGCCGTGGTCATGCCCTCGTGCCCGTGGCTGAGCCGGATCACCTGGCTCGCGATCGCGAGGACTTCGGCCGGCAGATGCCCCTCCAGGGCCGCGGCCCGGACGGCCTGACGCACCTGGCCCATCACGACCGCGGCCTCGAGGCCGCGGCCCACCACGTCGCCGATCGCCAGCGCGACTCGCCCGTCGGGGAGCCGGAAGACATCGTACCAATCGCCGCCGATGCTCGGTTCCTGCGCGCTCGGCACGTAGACCGCGCGCAGCCGAAGCCCGGGGACTTCGGGCATCCCCGCCGGCAGCAGCGCGCGCTGAAGCGTCCCCGCGGTTTGGTGCTCGTGGGCGTAGAGGCGTGCGCGCTCGAACGCCTGCGCGCACTGCCTGCCGAGCGTGAGCAGAAAATCCGCTTCGTCGCCGTCGAGCCGGCGCGGCGGGGCGAAGTGCAGCGAGAGCGCGCCCGCTACCGTGGTTTCAAGCGTGAGCGGCACCACGGCGCCGGCGCCCTCCCGGATCCCGTCCGGCAGCCCGTCGCGATCGCCCCGATGGCCCTCCGTCTCCACGCCCACGTCGTGCCACATCACCGCGCCGGTCTTCACCGCCTGGTCGAGATGCCGATCCTGCCCCGGCGCGACGCGCCGCCACCGCTCCACGAACTCGTCCCCATACCCCATCGTCGCGATCAGATCAAAGGTTCCATCCTGGGTCGTCAGCCACAGCGCGGCGGCCGCCGCGCCCAACCCCGCGGTCGCGCGCTCCACGACGGCGTGGGCGACCTGGCTCGGTGTCACGGCGCCCGAGAGCGCGGCCGTCACGTCGACGAGCAGCTGCTGGCGCTGTTCGAGACGCAGCCGGCTGGAAATATCACGCGCAATCGTGGACGCGGCGATGATGCGCCCGGCGCCGTCTCGAATGGGCGAGATCGTCAGCGCCACGTCCACGCGGCTGCCGTCCTTCCGCACCCGGACGGTCTCGAAGCGCGAGATCGTCTCGCCCCGGCGCAGGCGCGCCATGATCGTCGGAATCTCATCGGGCCGCTCCGGCGGCACAAGCGTCGCCACCGGCCGCCCGACGATCTCTTCCGCGGTGTATCCGTACAGCCGCTCCGCGCCGAGATTCCAGGAGAGAATGACGGCGTCCATGCTCTTGCTGAAGATCGCGTCGTCGGACGATTCGACGATGGCCGCGAGATGCGCGGTCGCATACTCGATCCTTCGGCGCTGCTGCTCCCATTCGCGCGCGCGCGCAAAGCCTTCCGCCGCGCCGAACGCGGTGATGGCAAACAGCGCCAGCGTCGGCAGGGTCGCCGTGACCGCGGGCCATGAGTCCGTCGCCGGCAGCAGGTAGGCCCAGACTGCGACGGTGGCCAGCAGCGCGGTCCACAGACCGATGCCGCGGCCTGCCCGGTAGGCAAGCGCGGCGATCAGCGGGATGAACAGGAACAGACCGGGCGCCACGATCGCCTGTGAGCGCACCGAGACGGACCGCAGCGCGATGCCGATGAGCGTGACGGCGGCCACCAGCGCGGCCGCGAGCGCCATCTCGACCGACATGAGGCCGGGCCGGCGCGGAGGCACCGGTGCTACGACCCCACCCGGAGGCCGGCCGGGGCGACCGTTTTCGACCGAGGATTGTGACGCCACGGATGTACCCGATATCTACCCGACTTCGGGGGGCGGCCAACGTCTGCGGGCAGGCCTCGCGGCGGATCCGCGCGGCGCCGGAGGGCGAGGAACTGCCCGGCGGGACGCCGAACCGTGGCGTACCGGGCACAGCAGGACCTGTTCCGCTGTGCCCGCCGCGCCACATTTCGGCACAGGAGGCGGATGCCCGTGCGCATGCTTCGCGTGACGGCCGCAGCGGCGGCCGCGATCGGTCTCGTGTTCGGCTTGTTCCCGGCAATCTCACCGACCGGCGCGGCCGGGTTCAAGACGGTGATCAGCTTCGGCGTCAACCGCGCGGCCGACGACCTCGACCCCGTCACCCAGGACGCCAACCCGAACATCTGGGCGTACATGCAGATCTATCAGCAACTGTTGCGGGTGAACGCCGCGGGTGACGGGTTCGTGCCGGATCTCGCGACGAGCTGGAAGGTCTCCGCCGACGGGAAGATCTGGACGTTCAAGCTGCGGCCGGACGCGGTGTTTTCCACCGGTGAGCCCGTGACGTCGGCCGACGTCGTGTGGACGTTCCAGCGGGCGCACGATCTCGACGGCCCGTGGCAGTGGGCGCTCGAACCGATGCAGGCGATCACGGCGTTGGACGCCCACACCGTGGCCATCACGCTGAAGGAGCCGTTCGCGCCGTTCCTCTCCGACGTGTCGCTCTTCTCCAACAGCATCGGCTCGGTCAAGGCGTTCAAGTCGGCGTCCCACGAGGAGATCTCGAACCACCCGATCGGCTCCGGCCCCTACATGCTGGTCGACTGGAAGAAGGGCGAGCAACTGACAATGCGGGCCAACCCGCACTACTACACGCGGGGCCTGCCGCGGACGCCCGAGCTGCGGATCATCTACATTCCCGACGACAACACGCGCACCATCGCCCTGCAGTCCGGGCGCGTGGACGGCATCGACTACCCGCCGTTCTCGCTGCTCTCGGCGCTGCGCGGCGATCCGCGGATCGAGGTCCAGCTCAATCCGTCGACCGCGGTCCAGCACGTTCTGCTGAACGTGTCGAAGGCGCCGCTCAACAACGTCAAATTGCGGCAGGCGCTCTCGTACGCCACCGACCGCGCCGGCATCGTGAAGGCCGTCCTGTACGGAAACGGCACGCCGGCGACGTCGTTCCTGCCGATCACGACGCCGTTCTTCGACAAAGGGCTGAAAGCGTACACCCTGGACCTCAACAAAGCGCAGGCGCTGCTCCGGGAGGCCGGCGTCGGCAGTTCGGTCACCCTGCACGCGATGGTCCAGTCCGGCAACGCGGACGCGCAGACTGCGACGACACTGCTCAAGGCGATGTGGTCCAAGATCGGCGTCAACTTGGAGATCGAGCCGCTCGACCGCGCCGCGGCAACGCAGCGCATGCGCAACCTCGACTATCAAGTGTACGTCGGCGGATGGACGAACGACGTGCCCGACCCGTCCGAACTGGCGGCGTACGAGTTCGACTACGTCACCGCCAAGTCGTACCACACCGGCTATCAGTCGGCCGCGATGACCGCGCTGATCAAACAGGGCGAGCGGGAACTGGACACGGCGAAGCGGCGCCAGATCTACTATAAGATGCAGGAACTGGCGATCGCCGACGCGCCGCTGATTTGGCTCTACTACGCGCCGTACACGGACGCCCTCAATAAGAACATGAGGGGCTTCGTCCAGCTGGCCACGGGCCCGTGGATCTTCACCAACGTGAGCGTGACACAATAGCGGGCCGGCGCCACACCGGACTCTAGGCACCCGGCGTCCCGGAAGCGGCACATGATGCGCTACGCACTCGGGCGGATCGGCCAGATGGTGCCGATCGCGCTGCTCGTCACCGTGCTGATCTTTCTGCTGATCAAGCTGGTGCCGGGCGACCCCGCCTCCGCGATCCTCGGCGACCGAGCTACCGACGCGTCGGTGACGGCGCTGCGGCATCAGTGGGGTCTCGACCGGCCAATCTGGCAGCAGTATGCGATCTACATGCGGAATCTCGCGACCGGCAACCTCGGCCAGTCGCTGCGCTACCAGACGCCGGTGATGTCCATGCTGCCGCGGCGGACGGGCGTCACATTCTTTCTGATCGTCTACAGCCTGATCTTGTCGGTGCTGATCGCGGTGCCGCTGGCACTCCTGGCCGCGCTCTACCGCAACCGCTGGCCGGACCAGGTGATCCGCGCCTTCATGGCGGTGCCGCTCGCCTCGCCGGCGTTCTGGATCGGGATCCTGCTGCTGATCGTCTTCTCGTTGAAGCTGCGGTGGCTGCCCGCCGAAGGCTACGGCGAGGGATTTGCGGACAACCTGCAGCACCTCTTCCTGCCGGCGCTGACCCTGTCCTACGCGTTTGCGTCCGTTCTGAACCGGAATTTAAGGTCCTCGCTGATCGATGTGCTCACGACGACGTACGTGGATTTTGCGCGGGCGAAAGGCCTGCGCGGCCGGGCCGTCCTCTTCGGCCACGTGCTGCGCGCCGCGATGCTTCCGATCGTCACGCTCGTCGGCGTCCGCATGTCCTACGCGATCGGCGGCTCGGTCGTGATCGAGATCGTCTTCGCCATCCCGGGGCTCGGCTCGTGGATGGTGGATTCGATTCTGTCGCGCGACTACGTCGTCGTGCAGACGCTGACGCTGATGTTCGCGCTCGGCACGATGCTGATCAACCTGACCACCGATCTCGTGTACCCGCTGTTCGATCCGCGGGTCCGCGTGGGGTGAGGACGGGCGTGTGAGCGCGGATGCGGGGACGACCGCGGCCGTCGGGACCCTCGCCGGGGCCCGCCCGGGACGCATCCGGCTGCCGCTGGGGATCGTCATCGGGGGGATTATGCTGCTCGCGCTCACCGGCGCGACCGTGCTGGCGCCGGTGCTGCTCCCGATCGACCCCAACGCGCAGGACCTCAACGCGATGCTGCGGCCGCCGTCGGCCGCCCACCCCTTCGGGACCGACAACTACGGCCGGGACGTGCTGACGCGCGTCCTCTACGGGGCCGGCATCGATCTCCGGATCGGCGTGCTCGCGGTCGTCTTTCCGTTCATCTTCGGCTCGCTGGCCGGCGCTTTCGCCGGCTATACCGGCGGGTGGCCCGACATCGTGATCATGCGCGCCGTCGACGTGATCACGGCGGTTCCGTTCACGGTGCTCGTCATCGCCATCGTCGCGTTTCTCGGGCCGGGAGAAACGAACATCCTCATCGCGATCGGCGCCGTCGGGTGGATCGTCTTCGCCCGGCTCGTCCGCGGGGAGGTGCTGCGCGAAAAAAACCTCGAGTACGTCGCCGCGCTGCGCGCGTTCGGCTTCGGCCGGTCGCGCATCGTCTTCCGGCACATTCTGCCCAACGCCATCGCGCCCGCGGTCACCTACCTCGCCTCCGACATCGTGCTCGTGATTCTCACCGCGGCCTCGCTCGGCTTCCTCGGGCTCGGGGTGCGGCCGCCCGCGCCGGAGTGGGGCCTCATGATCGCGGAGGGCCGGACGTTCATGTACACAGCGTGGTGGGTCGCGACGATCCCAGGCTTCGCCTGCATGTTCGCCGGGATCGCCTTCATCCTCGTGGGCGACGGCCTCTCCGATCTGCTGCGCGTTCGCGGCCAGTGACCGAACCCGCCCTCGCGGTCGAAGACCTCCGGCTCGAGATCCCCACCCGCCGCGGCATCGTCCACGCGGTGCGCGGCGTCAGCTTCTCCGTACAGCCGGGCGAGACGTTCGCCCTCGTCGGCGAATCGGGATCCGGCAAGACCATGACGTGCCGCGCGATCGTGAAATTGCTCCACCCGCCGGCGCGGATCACCGGCGGCGCGGTCCGGTTCGAGGGCCGCGATCTGCTCCGCCTCTCCGAGCGCGAGCTCGAGGCCGTCCGCGGACGCGGCATCGCGATGGTGTTCCAGGATCCGATGACGGCGCTCAACCCCGTGCTCACGATCGAGCGGCAGATCGGCGAAGCGCTGACCGGCGGACCGGCGGACCGGAGCGAGCGGCGCCGGCGGATCGTCAACCTGCTGCGCCAGGTCGGCATCCCGGACGCGGAGCGCCGGCTGCGCGCGTATCCCCACCAGCTGTCGGGCGGCCAGCGGCAGCGCGTGATGCTGGCCGTGGTGCTCGCGCGGCGCCCCGTCGTCCTGCTCGCGGACGAGCCGACGACCGCGCTCGACGTCACGATCCAGGCGCAGATTCTGCGGCTGCTTGCCTCGCTGCAGCAGCAGTTGGGTATGGCGCTCATTCTCGTGACGCACGACCTCGGCGTGGTCCGCCAGGTGGTGCATCGCGTGGCCGTGATGTACGCGGGCCAGATCGTGGAGACGGCGCCCACCGCGGAGCTGTTCGCGCACCCGCGCCACCCGTACACCGCCGGCCTCATCGCGTCCGTGCCGAGCATGAATCGGGACCGGCCGCTGGTTCCGATTTCCGGCGCGCCGCCGGATCTCGTGGGGCTCGGGGAAGGGTGCGCCTTCGCGCCGCGCTGCCCGCTCGCCGCCGCGGAGTGCCGGCGCGGCGAGATCCCGCTGCGCGAGGTCGGCCCGGGGCGCCTCAGCCGGTGCCTGAAAGCGGAGATGGTGGGAGCGGCCGTTGCCGTCTGAGCCTCTGCTGCGCGTCCGCGACCTCGTCAAGCACTTCCCCCTGCCCCGGTCCGTGCTCGACGTCGTGGCCGGGCGGCCGCTCGAAGCGGTACGCGCCGTCGACGGGGTGTCCTTCGACGTCGCGCGGGGGACCACGCTGGGACTGGTCGGCGAGTCCGGCTGCGGCAAGAGCACGCTCGGGCGCTGCCTGCTTCGCCTCTACCAGCCGGACAGCGGCGCCGTGTGGTATGGCGACGTCGACCTCACCCGTCTCGACGAGCATGGGCTCGCGCCGTTCCGGCGCCGGATGCAGGTGGTGCTGCAGGACCCCTATTCGTCGCTCGACCCGCGGCAGACCGTGGGCAGCGCGCTCACCGAAGTCCTGACCGTACACGGGGTCGGCACGCCGGCGGACCGCCCGTCCCGCGTGGCCGCGCTGCTGGCGCTCGTGGGTCTCGGCGCGGCCGACGCCCACAAATATCCCGGGGAGTTCTCCGGCGGCCAGCGGCAGCGCGTCAGCATCGCGCGCGCGCTCGCGGTCGGCCCGGAACTGCTGGTTGCCGACGAGCCCGTCTCCGCGCTCGACGTGTCGATCCAGGCGCAGATCCTGGCCCTGCTGCTCGACCTGCGCACAACCCTCGGCCTGACGATGATCTTCATCTCCCACGATCTGCGCGTGGTGCGGTATCTCAGCGATCAGGTCGCCGTCATGTACCTCGGCAAGATCGTCGAACAGGCGCCGGCGAGCGCGCTGTTCGCCCGGCCGCTGCATCCGTACACGCTCGCGCTGCTGTCGGCGATCCCGGAGGTGGAAGCGCCGTCCCGCCAGACCATCGAGATCGAGGGGGAGCCGCCGAGCGCCGTGCATGTGCCGGAGGGATGCCGGTTTCATCCGCGCTGCCCGTGGCGGACGGAGCGCTGCCTGCACGAGGCGCCGGTGCTGCGCGCGCTCGAGTCGGGCCACCTGGTCGCCTGCCACGAGGCAGAACGTCACGCGGAGGCCGCGCCGACAGCCTAGGACTTGCAGGCCTGTGCTACAATCGTCCTTACCATGTTGACCGAGCCCGGCACCGGCACGACGCGCCACTGCGATACGTGCGGCGCGGCACGCGAGCCGTTCTTCGACAGTCCATGCGAAGACCCCGTCGCCTGGCTCTGCCCGTCGTGCCGCACCGTCGAAATGGAAGTCCCGCGCGCGTCGCTCTCGCCCGAGGCGCGGCGCGAACTCGCGGCCCTGGAGGCGTTCATGCAGGCCGGCGCTCCGGCCGCATCGGCCGGGACCGCGGCGGCGTCCGCATCCGGCGCGCCGGCGGCCGCCGGTCCGGCCCGCGCACGTGAGCGGGCGCGGGCGGCCCTGGGGGCGTCGCGCGAGCTCCCCGTCGACGTCCGGAAGGTCGCTGAGCACCTCGGGTTCCCGGTGCAGGAACGTGCGCTGCCGCCGGGCCAGCGCGGCACGATCGGACGCGACGGCGGCCGCGTCGTAATCGCCATCTCCTCGCGGGGCGGCTATACCGACGCGGAGCTGCGGTGGATCATCGCCGAGGAGCTCGGCCACGCGGCGCTCGGGCACACCGCCCTCGTCGCCAGCAGCGCGCCCGGGGCGGGGCCGGCGATCGCGGAGCCGCGGCGGCGCGAGGAAGAGCGCGAGGCGCGGGCGTTCGCGGCCGAGGTCCTGATGCCGGAAGAGAAGGTCCGCGCGCGCTTCGCGGAGCTCGCGCCGCGGATCGACCAGACGCTCGGCATGCGCCAGCGGGAGACCGAAACCGACGACGTGGTGCACCTGCTCGCGCGGATGTTCGGCGTCACGCCGACCGCGCTGCGCCGCAGACTCGAGGAACTCGGCCTGCTGCGCTGATCCGCCCGCGGCGGCCGGAATCGGAACAGCAACGGGGACGGGCCGGGGCGAATGCCCCGGCCCGTCCCCGCGTCACACACCCCTTCGTTGGATCGTCGAGACGGCGGCGCTACCCGTGCGCCTCGGTTGTCACGCCGCGCGAAGGTGCCGGAGCCACAGCCATGCCGCGTGCAGCGCGCGCAGCGCCGCCTGCAGCTGCGTGTCCTGACCCCGCTCCATGTCCGCCACCGTCAGCGTCACCGGCACCTCGGGGGTGATCCCGACCGCCTCGACCGCGCTGTTCTTGGGCGTCTGAATCCGCTCCACCGTCACCGACATCCCGCCCTCCGGCAGCGGCACGGTGACCGACCCGCCGAGGGCACCCGCGGTCTTCTCGCCGATGATCGTCCCGCGGTGGTAGTCCTTGAAGGCGCCGGCGAGGATCTCCGAGGCGGACGCGGACTGACCGTCCACCAGCACGACGAGCGGCGTCTTGACGAGCGGCGAGGAGCCGCTCGCGCGCAGCACGCTCGGCTGCTCACCGCGCTCGGTGATACGCGCCAGCACGGTGCGGCTCGGCAGGAAGATCCCCCCCACGCTGGCGGCCTCGATGATCAGTCCGCCGGGATTGCCGCGCAGGTCCAGGATCGCGGACTTGATCTGCCCCTCGTGCTCCAACGTCGTGATGGAGTCCCGGAGGCTCCGCCCGGCGCCCTGCGAGAACCCGAAGACCTTGAGGTACGCGACGCCCGGCGATGCGAATCGCGCCTCGACCGGCGGCACGCGGATCGCGGCGCGAACGACGGAGATCGGCATCGTCCGGCCCGCGCGCTGGATTACCAGCGACGCGGTGGATCCCGCCGGCCCGCGGATCATCTGACTCGCGTCGACGACGTTCACGTCCTTCAGCGGCTTGCCGTCGACTTCCATGATCCGATCAAAGCGGTGCACCCCCGCGGCGGCCGCCGGCGACCCGGGGAACACGTCTTCGACGAAGATCCACGCGGCGCCGGCCGCGTCCTTGCGCGAGACGATCGTGACGCCGATCCCGGTGAAGCCCGGGTTGCCGGAGATCTGCCGCCGGCTCTCGCGAAGCGCGGCGGGGTCGAGGAAGAAGGTATGGCTGTCGTGCAGCGACGCCAGCATGCCCGCGGTCGCCGTATAGGCGAGCTCGGTCTCCGGCATCACGCCCGTCTGCGCCGCCTTGGCGAACTCCGTTGAGAACTGCGCCGAGGCGTCGGACGGCGGCGTCGTGGCGGGGATGTCCGGCAGCGCGTCGGCGCCCAGGTTCGTGGCCTTTCGCAAGATCACGATCGCCGCGTTGAGCAGGGTCACCGGCTGAACCTGGTCGACGTAGTCTTCCTGCAGCACGCGGATGGCCGCGAGCACGAGCGACCCGTCGGCGGCGGAGGCGCGCTGGATCTGGGTGAACGGCGCGATGAGCAACGCGGCCACCAGCAAGGCCGCCAGCAATGGCCGCAGCGGCGAACCGTGGGACGGTTTCATAGACAAACTCCTTCCGTTATTGGCGCGCCAGGCGCGCATGCAAAGGAGACATCAAATATTGGCTT is a genomic window of bacterium containing:
- a CDS encoding oligopeptide/dipeptide ABC transporter ATP-binding protein; this encodes MPSEPLLRVRDLVKHFPLPRSVLDVVAGRPLEAVRAVDGVSFDVARGTTLGLVGESGCGKSTLGRCLLRLYQPDSGAVWYGDVDLTRLDEHGLAPFRRRMQVVLQDPYSSLDPRQTVGSALTEVLTVHGVGTPADRPSRVAALLALVGLGAADAHKYPGEFSGGQRQRVSIARALAVGPELLVADEPVSALDVSIQAQILALLLDLRTTLGLTMIFISHDLRVVRYLSDQVAVMYLGKIVEQAPASALFARPLHPYTLALLSAIPEVEAPSRQTIEIEGEPPSAVHVPEGCRFHPRCPWRTERCLHEAPVLRALESGHLVACHEAERHAEAAPTA
- a CDS encoding ABC transporter ATP-binding protein, coding for MTEPALAVEDLRLEIPTRRGIVHAVRGVSFSVQPGETFALVGESGSGKTMTCRAIVKLLHPPARITGGAVRFEGRDLLRLSERELEAVRGRGIAMVFQDPMTALNPVLTIERQIGEALTGGPADRSERRRRIVNLLRQVGIPDAERRLRAYPHQLSGGQRQRVMLAVVLARRPVVLLADEPTTALDVTIQAQILRLLASLQQQLGMALILVTHDLGVVRQVVHRVAVMYAGQIVETAPTAELFAHPRHPYTAGLIASVPSMNRDRPLVPISGAPPDLVGLGEGCAFAPRCPLAAAECRRGEIPLREVGPGRLSRCLKAEMVGAAVAV
- a CDS encoding ABC transporter permease; the protein is MSADAGTTAAVGTLAGARPGRIRLPLGIVIGGIMLLALTGATVLAPVLLPIDPNAQDLNAMLRPPSAAHPFGTDNYGRDVLTRVLYGAGIDLRIGVLAVVFPFIFGSLAGAFAGYTGGWPDIVIMRAVDVITAVPFTVLVIAIVAFLGPGETNILIAIGAVGWIVFARLVRGEVLREKNLEYVAALRAFGFGRSRIVFRHILPNAIAPAVTYLASDIVLVILTAASLGFLGLGVRPPAPEWGLMIAEGRTFMYTAWWVATIPGFACMFAGIAFILVGDGLSDLLRVRGQ
- a CDS encoding ImmA/IrrE family metallo-endopeptidase, whose product is MLTEPGTGTTRHCDTCGAAREPFFDSPCEDPVAWLCPSCRTVEMEVPRASLSPEARRELAALEAFMQAGAPAASAGTAAASASGAPAAAGPARARERARAALGASRELPVDVRKVAEHLGFPVQERALPPGQRGTIGRDGGRVVIAISSRGGYTDAELRWIIAEELGHAALGHTALVASSAPGAGPAIAEPRRREEEREARAFAAEVLMPEEKVRARFAELAPRIDQTLGMRQRETETDDVVHLLARMFGVTPTALRRRLEELGLLR
- a CDS encoding ABC transporter permease — encoded protein: MMRYALGRIGQMVPIALLVTVLIFLLIKLVPGDPASAILGDRATDASVTALRHQWGLDRPIWQQYAIYMRNLATGNLGQSLRYQTPVMSMLPRRTGVTFFLIVYSLILSVLIAVPLALLAALYRNRWPDQVIRAFMAVPLASPAFWIGILLLIVFSLKLRWLPAEGYGEGFADNLQHLFLPALTLSYAFASVLNRNLRSSLIDVLTTTYVDFARAKGLRGRAVLFGHVLRAAMLPIVTLVGVRMSYAIGGSVVIEIVFAIPGLGSWMVDSILSRDYVVVQTLTLMFALGTMLINLTTDLVYPLFDPRVRVG
- a CDS encoding SpoIIE family protein phosphatase encodes the protein MPPRRPGLMSVEMALAAALVAAVTLIGIALRSVSVRSQAIVAPGLFLFIPLIAALAYRAGRGIGLWTALLATVAVWAYLLPATDSWPAVTATLPTLALFAITAFGAAEGFARAREWEQQRRRIEYATAHLAAIVESSDDAIFSKSMDAVILSWNLGAERLYGYTAEEIVGRPVATLVPPERPDEIPTIMARLRRGETISRFETVRVRKDGSRVDVALTISPIRDGAGRIIAASTIARDISSRLRLEQRQQLLVDVTAALSGAVTPSQVAHAVVERATAGLGAAAAALWLTTQDGTFDLIATMGYGDEFVERWRRVAPGQDRHLDQAVKTGAVMWHDVGVETEGHRGDRDGLPDGIREGAGAVVPLTLETTVAGALSLHFAPPRRLDGDEADFLLTLGRQCAQAFERARLYAHEHQTAGTLQRALLPAGMPEVPGLRLRAVYVPSAQEPSIGGDWYDVFRLPDGRVALAIGDVVGRGLEAAVVMGQVRQAVRAAALEGHLPAEVLAIASQVIRLSHGHEGMTTAIFGIFDPVTGGFAYATAGHPAPIVANALGVRLLPSGGLPLGFLDAPAAPSWAVELPPGSLLVLHTDGLIESTRDPAYGQAALLDAVAREAQERSPDAARTILSRMVGQTAPDDIAIVILAVDPHPVDRLDIMLPALPSSLRLMRHALRQMSRGLQLDEETVSALMIASGEAVNNAIEHAYGAVPGTVVLRAAPQEGMLRVEIHDRGRWRPERAHNTGGRGLDLIRALAEEVDIVTTPAGTTVTFAIPLPTKTTGAPGAESAPTQALPKEPSAPIVRRVGSASRSGRAAGDWQNWRTRVVDGVPVVELSGDVDLDNVGRFKAMVQDACGQARRGAVVLSLTPVRYFDSQGLRALLQTGQRLATMRCMLLLVVGPEAPMRPVLAAMDIASALPVFDSLADAITAARVRES
- a CDS encoding ABC transporter substrate-binding protein, translating into MLRVTAAAAAAIGLVFGLFPAISPTGAAGFKTVISFGVNRAADDLDPVTQDANPNIWAYMQIYQQLLRVNAAGDGFVPDLATSWKVSADGKIWTFKLRPDAVFSTGEPVTSADVVWTFQRAHDLDGPWQWALEPMQAITALDAHTVAITLKEPFAPFLSDVSLFSNSIGSVKAFKSASHEEISNHPIGSGPYMLVDWKKGEQLTMRANPHYYTRGLPRTPELRIIYIPDDNTRTIALQSGRVDGIDYPPFSLLSALRGDPRIEVQLNPSTAVQHVLLNVSKAPLNNVKLRQALSYATDRAGIVKAVLYGNGTPATSFLPITTPFFDKGLKAYTLDLNKAQALLREAGVGSSVTLHAMVQSGNADAQTATTLLKAMWSKIGVNLEIEPLDRAAATQRMRNLDYQVYVGGWTNDVPDPSELAAYEFDYVTAKSYHTGYQSAAMTALIKQGERELDTAKRRQIYYKMQELAIADAPLIWLYYAPYTDALNKNMRGFVQLATGPWIFTNVSVTQ
- a CDS encoding S41 family peptidase; this encodes MKPSHGSPLRPLLAALLVAALLIAPFTQIQRASAADGSLVLAAIRVLQEDYVDQVQPVTLLNAAIVILRKATNLGADALPDIPATTPPSDASAQFSTEFAKAAQTGVMPETELAYTATAGMLASLHDSHTFFLDPAALRESRRQISGNPGFTGIGVTIVSRKDAAGAAWIFVEDVFPGSPAAAAGVHRFDRIMEVDGKPLKDVNVVDASQMIRGPAGSTASLVIQRAGRTMPISVVRAAIRVPPVEARFASPGVAYLKVFGFSQGAGRSLRDSITTLEHEGQIKSAILDLRGNPGGLIIEAASVGGIFLPSRTVLARITERGEQPSVLRASGSSPLVKTPLVVLVDGQSASASEILAGAFKDYHRGTIIGEKTAGALGGSVTVPLPEGGMSVTVERIQTPKNSAVEAVGITPEVPVTLTVADMERGQDTQLQAALRALHAAWLWLRHLRAA